A single genomic interval of Zingiber officinale cultivar Zhangliang chromosome 4A, Zo_v1.1, whole genome shotgun sequence harbors:
- the LOC121972215 gene encoding probable protein S-acyltransferase 22 — protein sequence MVFALLLLILQWAVGMLVLILCFVERRRFSAEIVSKLGSSFSLAPFIIVVAVCTLLAMVATLPVAQLFFFHILLIKKGISTYDYIIALREQDQEQEQLAVGGQQSPQMSQVSSFTGLSSTSSFNQFHRGAWCTPPRLFLEDQVSYFHYLESYCECNLPWLRLFLKNLLIRFFLLYEANPFN from the exons aTGGTGTTTGCTCTTCTCTTG CTTATTCTGCAGTGGGCTGTTGGGATGCTTGTGCTGATACTGTGTTTTGTTGAGAGAAGGAGATTTTCTGCTGAAATTGTTTCAAAGCTGGGTAGTAGCTTTTCCTTGGCACCCTTTATCATTGTGGTG GCTGTGTGCACTTTATTAGCCATGGTTGCTACTCTTCCAGTTGCACAACTTTTCTTCTTccatattcttttaataaaaaag GGAATCAGCACCTATGATTACATTATTGCTTTGAGGGAGCAAGATCAGGAGCAGGAGCAACTTGCTGTTGGTGGGCAGCAAAGTCCGCAAATGTCCCAAGTGAGCTCTTTTACTGGACTAAGCAGCACCAGTTCTTTCAATCAATTCCATCGGGGTGCATGGTGTACTCCGCCAAGATTATTCCTTGAGGATCAggtatcatactttcattatttAGAAAGTTATTGTGAATGTAATTTACCATGgttaagattatttttgaaaaaccttttaataagattttttttactgtACGAGGCAAATCCatttaattaa